The Christensenella timonensis DNA segment GCTATGTTACCTGCGAGATCGCGCTTAAGATTTTGAAGGGCGAAGAGATCAAAGACGGTATGGCTTTTGACAAGCCGGGCTATGAAAAGGTTGCGCTTACAGGAAACGCTATGGTTGCAAATGCTCCTATCGTATTCACGAAAGACAATCTTCATGACGAGGCAGTTTATTTCTAAGCCGAAAGCAAAATTGGCGTAAGGCCAATGAACGGTTGTTCTGCTGCCTTCTTATGGAGGCAGCAGAACAATTTTGTTAAGGAGGAGGGCTTAAAGTGGATAATAAAGTTTTGGTGGCGGAGCACATCAGTAAAAGCTATGTCGGCGTACAGGCGCTCGACGATGTCAGCGTTACCATAAAACAGGGTGAAGTGAAATGTTTGGCCGGAGAAAACGGAAGCGGGAAATCGACTTTCGTTAAGATCATTGCAGGGATCGAACCGGCAGATAGTGGAGATATTTATATCAACGGCGAAAAACAGGTGAAGCCGAATGCCATCAGCGCGATCAATGCCGGCGTACAAGTCATTTATCAGGATTTATCGCTGTTTTCCAATATGACAGTGGCGGAGAATATCGCGCTCAATAAAATGATCAAGGAAAAAAAGAGCCTGATCGATAAGAACGAGATCAGGAGAATCGCCAAAGAGTCGCTGAAAAAGATCGGCGTTACGATGGATCTTGACGCAAAAGTGCAGACGGTTTCCATTGCAAGCAGGCAGATCATCGCGATTTGCCGCGCGCTTGCCCTTGACGCTAAGATCCTTTTTATGGACGAGCCGACAACGGCGCTTACGAAATCTGAAATTGAAAAATTACTTGAAATTGTAAATACACTCCGGGAAAAAGGGCTGGCGATCGTATTCATCAGCCATAAACTCGACGAAGTGATGTCGGTCGCGGATTCCATCACCGTTTTCCGAGACGGGAAACAGGTCGCGGATATTGAAAAGAACGACATCGACCGCATGAAGCTCATCTATTATATGACCGGGCGCGAGATCGAATATTCGCGCTATTCGCGCAGCAACACGGAAACGGATAACCTGCTTGAACTCAGGGATCTCTCCAAATCCAAGCAATATGCGGATATCAACCTTTCCGTACGTCCGGGCGATATCATGGGGCTCACCGGCCTTCTCGGTTCGGGCAGGACAGAGCTTGCACTCTCCATCTTCGGGCTCAATCCGTGCGACGCGGGGAAGATTTATTTCAATGGAAAAGAAGTGAAGATCAAAAGCCCGGTGGACGCAGTCAAAATGGGCATCGCGTTATTGCCGGAAGACCGGAGCACGCAAGGATTGCTGCTCGACAAGGACCTGACGGACAATGTATCCTCCGCGGTATTCGGCAAAGTTACCAACAAGCTGGGGATATTGCACGAAGGACGCAGGCTGGAGCTCGCGGACAAATCCATCAAGCGCTTCAAGGTCAAAATACCCAACGCGCAGACCAAGATCAAAACGTTGTCCGGCGGGAACCAACAGAAGGTCGTACTTGGAAAATGGGTGGCGACGGAACCGAAGCTGTTTATTCTGGACAGCCCGACGGTAGGCGTGGATATCGGTTCCAAGTCGGAGATTTACGAACAGATCCAGCAGCTGGCGCACGAAGGACTTGCAATTATCCTGATTTCCGACGAGATCGAGGAGATCGTGGCGAACTGCAACCGCGTGTCGGTGATGTTTGAAGGATCGATCGTCAAGGAATTCGACGATGAGGAAATGAAGGACGACCAGATCGAGACAAAGATCATGGACGTTATCAACAGTCTTCATCTGCAAAACAAGAGTGGGGAGAGTGAAGCGGTATGATGGCGAAAGCAAAAGCAGTCAAAGAGAAAAAAGGACTATCGACCGAATTGTTCCTGGTCATGATCATTGTAGTATATTGTATCATCGTTTCTATCGTGAACCCCGAGTTTTTGAACGCGGCAACGCTGTTTGATATGGTAAAATCGGCAGCGCCGACGATGGTCGTCGCGATGGGCCTGCTGCTCGTCGTGATATCCGGCGGTATCGACGTATCGTTTACGGCGATCGCGATTTTCGGCGGCTATGTGGCGACGACGACGCTGATGTCGACAGGGGTCAACAACATTTTGGTGGCATTCCTGATCGCCTGTGCCATCGGCCTTGGGCTGGGGCTTCTCAATGCCGTGCTCATCCATGTGACAAGGATGGAGCCTTTTATCATTACGCTGGCAACGTCGGGGCTTTACCAGGGGTTTTTGCTCACGTTTATCGGCACAAAGAACATTGGTTCTGTCGATATCCCCAAAGCGATTACCGAATTCGGCAACGCGAAGCTGTTCGCGTTCAAGGATGATTTCGGCAGCGAGGTCGGGCTTTCCGTCTTTATCGTCATTATTGTGGCAGTCATTGTCCTGACATGGTTCATCCTGCATAAGACGATGCTGGGCAAAAGCATCTTTGCACTGGGGTGCTCGCAGGAGGCAGCGCGCAGGGCGGGCTTCAATATCTGGAAGACTCACCTTTTCGTATATGGCTACATGGGCATCTTGAGCGGCATCATGGGCATGCTCTACATCGCGGGCATCAATGCATGCAACCCGGTCACGCTCGTCGGGACGGAGCTTACCATCGTCGCGGCGGTCATCATCGGCGGGGCAAAAGTTTCCGGCGGACAGGGCACCATACTGGGTACGATCCTGGGTGTAGTCATCATGTATCTTTTGAATACGACTCTTATCTTCTTAGGCCTTTCTTCCTCGTGGAACGACCTGTTCTTAGGGTTGATCCTGATTTTCAGCATCGTCATGACGTCCTGGCAGGAAAGAAAGAAAAACCGGAAGATGTTCATCTTCACAGAATAAGGAGAGGGAGGAAAGATTATGCAGAAATTAAAGGCCTTACTACGAAAAGATTTGAATTTCAGCATCTTGATTTTTGTTACGATAGGGATTCTTATCGCAATGGCTGTGGTGCTGGGAGACAAAATGTATAATGAGAGGAACCTCTCGAGCATGGCGTTCCAGGTTTCGGAATTCGCGGTACTCTCGCTCGGTATGGGACTGGCGATGCTCCTGGGAGGGATCGACCTTTCTATCGTTGCGAATGCCAACCTCGCAGGTATTTGTGCGGCGTTCGTGATGACGAACGAGGGAATCGCTTCCTCTATGGGCGCGGGCGGCTCCATCGTCCTGGCGGTCATCGTGGCGCTCGTCGTGGCAACGGCGTGCGGCACATTAAACGGTACGCTGATCGCGAAGTTTTCGGTCAACCCGATCGTCGCCACATTGGGAACAATGATCCTCTACAACGGGATCAGCATGGCGTCTACGGGCGGCAAGGGCGTTACCGGGTTCCCGACGGAATTCACAGCCTTTGGCACGGCGGAGCTGGGCGCGGTTCCGTGGGTATTTATCCTTTTCCTGTTGACGGCGATCGTCCTGATGTTTGTTATGGGACGCACGGGTTTTGGTAAAAAAGTGTATATGATCGGTGAGAACCACACGGCTGCACGCTTTTCCGCCATCAACAACGAAAAAGACGTGATCATCATTTACGCGATGGCAGGCCTGATGGCAGGTATCGCCGGCCTGATGATCATTGCCCGCGTCAATTCGGCAAAGGTCGGCTATGGCGACACATATCTTTTGCAGGCGATCCTCGTTTGCGTACTCGGCGGCATCAGCCCGTCCGGCGGTAAAGGCAAAATATTGGGGATCATTCTCGCGCTGATCGCGGTACAGGTACTGCAAAGCGCCTTCACGCTGTGGCAGTTCACGCCGTACGCAAAGAAGATGATCTGGGGTCTCATGCTGATCGGTATCCTGTTCCTCAACAAGCTGGTCGACTCTATGGATGTCAAACGGCAGAAAAAGCTGTTGCACCAGCAGCTTCAAAAACAGGCTACGGCAAACGAGTGAGGAAAAAACCATGGATTTTCATGAATTGGGCTCAAAGATAATCGAAGAATACAAGGACGTTTTTTCAAGGATCGACGACCGGATGATCGATGCGTTCATCCATGAGATCACGACGCATGAGCGCTTGTTCTTTATCGGCGTAGGGCGCGAAGGCATGATGACGCGCGCCTTTGCCATGCGTATGACGCACATGGGCAAGGAGGTCCACTGGATCTGGGACGATACGACGCCGGGGATCGGCGAGGGCGACCTGCTGGTCGCGACGATCGGAAGCGGTGAGATCGGGCATATCCGCTATGTATGCGAGCGTGCCAAAGAGCACGGCGCAAGGATCGTGATCATTACGGGCTCGCCCAGCGGCAACGCTGTGAAGCTTGCGGATTTTGTACTCTTTATACCGGGACAGGTATATGGTGGGACGGACGACGTGGCGCCGTCCGTCCAGCCAATGGGGAATCTGTTTGAACAGAGCCTGCTCATCGTCCTGGATATGATCTGCATCAAAATGGTGGACGAAAATCCGGATATCACCTATGAGAAAATGGAAAAACGGCACAGAAACGTAGAATGAGGTAGGATAGATATGCAAAGAATTGTGAAAGATGCGGACAGAATGGTCGAGGATATGCTGGAAGGCTATCTCAAAGCGAACGCTTCCGCGGTAGAAGCGACGGACGACCCCCGCGTGATTAAATCCACCTGCCAGTATAAAAGCGGCAAGGTCGGCGTGGTAACGGGCGGCGGCAGCGGCCACGAGCCTGCGTTCCTCGGATATGTAGGAAAAAATATGCTGGATGCGGTCGCGGTAGGGGAAATTTTTTCTTCCCCCACGGCTAAGGCGTTCTTAAACGCGATCAAGGCGGCGGATCAGGGTAACGGCGTTGCCTGCCTGTATGGGAACTATGCCGGCGACAATATGAACGTGAAGATGGCTGTCAGGATGGCGCAAAAAGAAGGCATCACAGTAAAAACAGTGGTGGCGAACGACGATGTGGCATCCGCACCCAAGGACGAACAGCAAAAAAGAAGGGGAGTCGCGGGCGAGATCCTGATGTGGAAATGCGGCGGCGCGATGGCGGCGAAAGGCGGGGATCTTGACGAAGTCATCCGCGCGGCGCAAAAAGCGATCGATAACACCAAAAGTATTGGCATCGGCCTTACATCCTGCACGATTCCCGCGGTCGGACATCCGAATTTTACGATCGAGGATGGTATGATGGAGCTGGGTATCGGGCATCACGGGGAAGCAGGCGTGGACGTAGCGCCTGTGGAAACCGCGGATAAGATCGCGCAACGCATGTGGGGAACCATCTCCAAGGAAGAATTCTTCCAGGCGGGCGACGAAGCCGTCGTATTGGTATCGGGACTGGGCGCAACGCCTGTTATGGAGCAGTATATCCTCTTTAACGAAGTCGCGGGACTGATCGAAAAAGACGGGATCAGGATCCATCACAGTTATGTGGGAAACCTATTCACTTCGCTTGAAATGATGGGAGCCACGCTTACGGTGATGAAGCTTGACGACGAGCTTCGGGAACTGATGGATATGGAAGCTTCGTGCAGCGGACTTGTGCGTTTGTAAGACGGCCGTAAGAACGATATTTCCTTCCTTTGGAAGTTGCTGAAAGGAGCACCCTGAATATGGAACAATTTAAAAACAGCGACGGCAAAGTGATCGTCGAAAAGATGATAAAGGTCATCCAGGAGAATAAGGATTACCTGGGAACTGTGGACGGCGCCATCGGCGACGGGGATCACGGGATTAACATGAACAAAGGTTTTACGATCTGTGCAGAAAGGATCGCAGGCCAGGACTGCACCTTCTCCGAGGCGCTGGTCACGCTGGGCGACGTGCTGCTTTCGGAGATCGGCGGTTCGATGGGCCCGATTTATGGTACCCTGTTCATTGAAATGGGCGAGACATCGCAGGACAAAGAAGAAATCGACAGCGCACTGTTCCTGGAAATGGTGAAAAACGCGGTGGAGGGCTTAAGCGCGCTGGTTGACGCACGCATTGGCGACAAAACGCTGATGGATGTCATGCTGCCGGCGGAAGCTGCGCTTGAAAAGGCAGTGGCCGAAGGCAAGCCCTTTGACGCTGCGCTTGACGATTTTGCCGCCGCGGCAGAAAGCGGACGCGACAGTACCAAGGATATGGTCGCAAAATTCGGCCGCGCAAGCCGTTTAGGGGAGCGCTCGCGCGGCGTGCTGGACGCTGGCTCGGTATCGTGCGCACTGCTCTTAAGGAGCATGAGCGACGCCATCCAGGCGATGTAGACGGCATCAAATACTTTCCTTCTAAGTTATACATAGATCACTCCATCTAATCCACTGACAGGAGAGAAATAGCCGGACGGTATATTGATAATAGCACAATATACCGTCCCTCTCCTCCTTGGAACAGACGAAAGCCGCTGGCCAAAAGGTTAGGGCTTTTTGTTTTCCTGTAAAAAGGCCGCGACCCGCCCGCCGTCGCCATATCCTTTTTGGTACAGCTTCAAAAATGCGTCCCGATCCTTTGTCAGTGTGTTTACGCCACATTCGTCGCAGGGGGCGACCAACAGGATTTTTCCCTGTGCCGCCAGTTCCTTAACCCCGGCGATCGCCTGGTTATAGGCCTCGTGGCGGTGCCTGAGCAGGCGCACGACCTGAGGATATTTACGCAATGCCCATGCAAGGAGGCGCATATTCTTTTGTTTTTCCTTGACATAGCTTTCCTGCCGCGTGATCAATACGACAACCTTGTCGCATCCGTCCGCAAACGCCTTCCGATAGGGGATAGGATCCGAGACGCCGCCGTCGAAATACAGCTTGCCCTGCACGGGATATGGCCGGCAGGCAAGCGGGATGGCACAGGAGGCTTTCAGGACATCGTAGCTGTCCTGTGAGAGGTCTTTGCGCGTAAAGTAATGCGGTTTTCCCGTTGCGGCCTCTGTAGCGACGACATGGTATGCGCAGGTACTCCTTAAGAAGGAATCGTAGTCGAGCGGGTATTCTCCGCCGCGGTTTGTCAGGGTCGAGTAAATATATTCAAGATTGAGGTAATTTCCGCTTTTGAACCAGTTGCCCAGCCCCATATATTCCCTGCGGAACGTATAGTCCGCAAAAAAGGTAAGCGTACGGCCGCGTTGCCCGGCGAGATAGGAGATCATATTTGCCGCGCCCGCGGATACGCCGATCCCGTATTCTATTGTGATATCGTGATCCAATAAGTAATCATAGATGCCGGAGGTATAGATGCCCCGCATCCCCCCGCCACAGTCAACAAGTCCCGTCATCGTGCCGCTTTGGTGCTCCTCTCCTTGTACTGGAAATATTATAGCAAAAATAAACCCGCATGTCGTGCGCGAAACAAAAAGCCCCGCCAAAGGCAGGGCCCTATCATGCAGCGCAGCTTGCTGCGATCTGGAGCTGATGACGGGACTCGAACCCGTGACCTCGTCCTTACCAAGGACGTGCGCTACCTCCTGTGCCACATCAGCATAACACCTCTCATATTATATGCGATAGAAGGCAGAATTTCAATATCAAAGAAGAAGGAATGGAGCAGAATATTAAAAAATAAATTTTTTTAAAAATCCCCTTGCATATGTATAAGTTTTGATGTAGAATACATATAACAAGATCAATAAAAAGTAAAAAATGATCACTGAAACGATCAAATAAGCTGTTTATCATCCAAAGAAACAGTTTATAATAAAAGCAAGAAGGAGGACAGAATCGGCGGATGGATGATCCGGAGGAGGTCCTCAATCAAAATGGAAAGGGTGTGATACCGATGTACAGTGAAGAACCTGTAATGTTGGGCACACGTACACAGACCCGGAAATAAGAGGCTTTGAGGTTTCTTAAGGGGATCGCAGAAGAGTATTTTTGAAAAGTCTATGACGGTTTGGAAATATCTGCGGCGGCAGCCGTAAAGAAGGCTGTGGCAGGGCATAGGCCCGGTGAGGATGCCAACACAAGTAAGCGAGGAGCAACCGCTAATGTTGCGTGGGAAAGTTTATGAGTGTACGGTGCCGAAAATGAAAGTTACATACGTTGTGGAAAAGCCCGCGACGAACCATACCGGAAAAGTCCGCTTGTGTGCTAATAAAGAATTTCGAGGAAACGAAAGCGGTGCACGAATGGATGGGCGGCGAGAACCGACCGGGGGACGCATGACCGAAGGTATTAAAAGAGCGGGGGCTTAAGAAAAACAGGGTATGTTTCCAAGAGGAATGAATCGATAAAAATAAGAATAAAGTATATTGTAAAGGAGCCTTGTAAACAGGCTCCTTTTTTGCGGTCAATTAACTATTATGGAGCCAGTATCTGCCAAACACCATATATGCAATATTGAAAAACAATATAAGGCCGCTTATGGTAAAGACCGCAGTATTATAAACATTGCGATTAATATTATTGACAATACGATGGGAACCAATTACATAAAGCACGGGAAAGATGACCGGCATCAAATAGCGGGCCTGACATCCGTTAACCGTATCAAAACCAACCGGCGTAAAAGCGATATACAGGGCGGAAGCCACACATACAACCGTAATCAAAGCTATCAGCAATGTACGGATTTTATGGGAAACGGTCGTTGTAAAACGATCATATTCATTACGATCCGTGAACGAAACAAGCCACAAGAGTACAATCAGAATTCCGTAAAAATAACCACCCCCCAGATAAGCAAAAGATGTCACATAGTTCTGTGCATTGCCCATAGATAAATAGGTAGGAATATATTTTATCATCATTTTGCCAAATTCAAACGGATTGTTGAGGATGTATGCGATCTGCCCGGATGAATTGACATCGCTGCCGCCGCGCGTATCGCCAACGCCTGCACCGTTGATAAGCATCGGCATGAGGAAAGTAGCCAATACAAAAAGGGTAGTCGCTATGACGCTAAGACGGTAGATTAAAAGCGTTCGCCTGGAAGTAAATTTTGATTTTGGCATAAAGAACAGCAGTAAAATAAGAGGGAAGTAAATGGCCTTTGGAGCCATGCCGACGGCCATTGCTGCAAGCATAATAATCCAGTCGCGAATAGAAAGGATTTTATTTGGTTGCTGTACTTCGCTGAAAAACCATGCAAGGCCAAGAATCGTAAACCCGGTAACCCACGTATCATAACTAAAGTTAGAAGCAAGAAAAACATTCGTGGGCAGTAATGCCAATACGATTAGAATCATTTTACCTGTTTTGAGTTTTCGTATTCCAAGGAAGCAAAGCAACGCGAATAAAACAAGACTGGCAATGCGGCCGAGTACTAAAATGTTATGGAATGAAAAATTGAACATCCGTCCCAAAAACAAGCCGATTGCTCCGGGCAAGTAAGCAAGCTTTTCAAAGGAAAGCTTGGGGGTGGAATCTGTATAAGAAGCCCCTTTGTGGAACATATCGTCTAACGCCTGATCGACAACCGCTTGATTATCAAGATTAAATTCGGACGAATAGACCCGTGTGATAAACGCCGAATCGGCGGCAGTCATACGGGTATCCTCACCAAAATAGGAGAGATTCAGGATTTTGGCATAATGCGTTTCATCATCCCATACGACAAGGGCCTGGGAGGTAGGAACAAAGACGGCAATTAAGAATGCCGCCGCAAGAAATACCGCAAGAAAAAAGAATTCCGGTTTTTTGCCGGAGTGACGGAAAAATATGACAAATATTGATATTACAAAACCAAAAACAGCTACTGCTGCAAAATAAACAGGATGCGGCGTCTTATGGGTTGCGCATAACAGAGCGTACAAAATGAAACATAAAATAATAATGATCGCTGCAGCAATCCCCAAAAGTTTGCAAGAACGTTTCGGATCTTTGGCAATGGCCCTGCCAATGCTGCAAAAGAAATTTTTCATTTTAATGAATACGTTAAAATACAGCAGCAAGAAAATAATGATAGCAAGAACAGCAAATATACCAAACATACGTGCAAAATTCCACACTTCAGGCTGGATGAGACGCGTAGCGGGGCTGTCTGAAAACTGGATGCTGTTTAAAGCAACGGACTGATTGATATCAATACGAAGTTCGGGATATTGCAGATGGGGGATATCCGCAATCAGTTCGGTAGCACCCTGTTGTACATATTCCGTTTTGGAACCACTCTGGCTGTAAAGGCCGTCTTTATCAGGAAAATAGAATTGTATGTAACCCCAATCGTTCAGAGGAACGTCGAACCGAAGACGGACAGAAGCGACGCCGGACGCCTGGGTTTGGTCGGCAAAACGCACCAGTATTTGCGGGTCGCCGCTGGTGGGAGTAATCAAATTGCCCTCAACCGTGTAATCCCTTAATTCAGTATCACCCAAGGAAAATTCATTTTGGACCTGCCCGTCAAATTGATATTGAAACAAGGGCGGATTGGTGTGCTGTATTGCCACCTCCATGAGCAAAGCGAGAATAAATGCG contains these protein-coding regions:
- a CDS encoding sugar ABC transporter ATP-binding protein, with amino-acid sequence MDNKVLVAEHISKSYVGVQALDDVSVTIKQGEVKCLAGENGSGKSTFVKIIAGIEPADSGDIYINGEKQVKPNAISAINAGVQVIYQDLSLFSNMTVAENIALNKMIKEKKSLIDKNEIRRIAKESLKKIGVTMDLDAKVQTVSIASRQIIAICRALALDAKILFMDEPTTALTKSEIEKLLEIVNTLREKGLAIVFISHKLDEVMSVADSITVFRDGKQVADIEKNDIDRMKLIYYMTGREIEYSRYSRSNTETDNLLELRDLSKSKQYADINLSVRPGDIMGLTGLLGSGRTELALSIFGLNPCDAGKIYFNGKEVKIKSPVDAVKMGIALLPEDRSTQGLLLDKDLTDNVSSAVFGKVTNKLGILHEGRRLELADKSIKRFKVKIPNAQTKIKTLSGGNQQKVVLGKWVATEPKLFILDSPTVGVDIGSKSEIYEQIQQLAHEGLAIILISDEIEEIVANCNRVSVMFEGSIVKEFDDEEMKDDQIETKIMDVINSLHLQNKSGESEAV
- a CDS encoding ABC transporter permease, whose protein sequence is MMAKAKAVKEKKGLSTELFLVMIIVVYCIIVSIVNPEFLNAATLFDMVKSAAPTMVVAMGLLLVVISGGIDVSFTAIAIFGGYVATTTLMSTGVNNILVAFLIACAIGLGLGLLNAVLIHVTRMEPFIITLATSGLYQGFLLTFIGTKNIGSVDIPKAITEFGNAKLFAFKDDFGSEVGLSVFIVIIVAVIVLTWFILHKTMLGKSIFALGCSQEAARRAGFNIWKTHLFVYGYMGILSGIMGMLYIAGINACNPVTLVGTELTIVAAVIIGGAKVSGGQGTILGTILGVVIMYLLNTTLIFLGLSSSWNDLFLGLILIFSIVMTSWQERKKNRKMFIFTE
- a CDS encoding ABC transporter permease, producing MQKLKALLRKDLNFSILIFVTIGILIAMAVVLGDKMYNERNLSSMAFQVSEFAVLSLGMGLAMLLGGIDLSIVANANLAGICAAFVMTNEGIASSMGAGGSIVLAVIVALVVATACGTLNGTLIAKFSVNPIVATLGTMILYNGISMASTGGKGVTGFPTEFTAFGTAELGAVPWVFILFLLTAIVLMFVMGRTGFGKKVYMIGENHTAARFSAINNEKDVIIIYAMAGLMAGIAGLMIIARVNSAKVGYGDTYLLQAILVCVLGGISPSGGKGKILGIILALIAVQVLQSAFTLWQFTPYAKKMIWGLMLIGILFLNKLVDSMDVKRQKKLLHQQLQKQATANE
- the hxlB gene encoding 6-phospho-3-hexuloisomerase, yielding MDFHELGSKIIEEYKDVFSRIDDRMIDAFIHEITTHERLFFIGVGREGMMTRAFAMRMTHMGKEVHWIWDDTTPGIGEGDLLVATIGSGEIGHIRYVCERAKEHGARIVIITGSPSGNAVKLADFVLFIPGQVYGGTDDVAPSVQPMGNLFEQSLLIVLDMICIKMVDENPDITYEKMEKRHRNVE
- a CDS encoding dihydroxyacetone kinase subunit DhaK, with the protein product MQRIVKDADRMVEDMLEGYLKANASAVEATDDPRVIKSTCQYKSGKVGVVTGGGSGHEPAFLGYVGKNMLDAVAVGEIFSSPTAKAFLNAIKAADQGNGVACLYGNYAGDNMNVKMAVRMAQKEGITVKTVVANDDVASAPKDEQQKRRGVAGEILMWKCGGAMAAKGGDLDEVIRAAQKAIDNTKSIGIGLTSCTIPAVGHPNFTIEDGMMELGIGHHGEAGVDVAPVETADKIAQRMWGTISKEEFFQAGDEAVVLVSGLGATPVMEQYILFNEVAGLIEKDGIRIHHSYVGNLFTSLEMMGATLTVMKLDDELRELMDMEASCSGLVRL
- the dhaL gene encoding dihydroxyacetone kinase subunit DhaL — encoded protein: MEQFKNSDGKVIVEKMIKVIQENKDYLGTVDGAIGDGDHGINMNKGFTICAERIAGQDCTFSEALVTLGDVLLSEIGGSMGPIYGTLFIEMGETSQDKEEIDSALFLEMVKNAVEGLSALVDARIGDKTLMDVMLPAEAALEKAVAEGKPFDAALDDFAAAAESGRDSTKDMVAKFGRASRLGERSRGVLDAGSVSCALLLRSMSDAIQAM
- a CDS encoding patatin-like phospholipase family protein, translating into MTGLVDCGGGMRGIYTSGIYDYLLDHDITIEYGIGVSAGAANMISYLAGQRGRTLTFFADYTFRREYMGLGNWFKSGNYLNLEYIYSTLTNRGGEYPLDYDSFLRSTCAYHVVATEAATGKPHYFTRKDLSQDSYDVLKASCAIPLACRPYPVQGKLYFDGGVSDPIPYRKAFADGCDKVVVLITRQESYVKEKQKNMRLLAWALRKYPQVVRLLRHRHEAYNQAIAGVKELAAQGKILLVAPCDECGVNTLTKDRDAFLKLYQKGYGDGGRVAAFLQENKKP
- a CDS encoding DUF2142 domain-containing protein produces the protein MKNTVKKCIAAVVAAFILALLMEVAIQHTNPPLFQYQFDGQVQNEFSLGDTELRDYTVEGNLITPTSGDPQILVRFADQTQASGVASVRLRFDVPLNDWGYIQFYFPDKDGLYSQSGSKTEYVQQGATELIADIPHLQYPELRIDINQSVALNSIQFSDSPATRLIQPEVWNFARMFGIFAVLAIIIFLLLYFNVFIKMKNFFCSIGRAIAKDPKRSCKLLGIAAAIIIILCFILYALLCATHKTPHPVYFAAVAVFGFVISIFVIFFRHSGKKPEFFFLAVFLAAAFLIAVFVPTSQALVVWDDETHYAKILNLSYFGEDTRMTAADSAFITRVYSSEFNLDNQAVVDQALDDMFHKGASYTDSTPKLSFEKLAYLPGAIGLFLGRMFNFSFHNILVLGRIASLVLFALLCFLGIRKLKTGKMILIVLALLPTNVFLASNFSYDTWVTGFTILGLAWFFSEVQQPNKILSIRDWIIMLAAMAVGMAPKAIYFPLILLLFFMPKSKFTSRRTLLIYRLSVIATTLFVLATFLMPMLINGAGVGDTRGGSDVNSSGQIAYILNNPFEFGKMMIKYIPTYLSMGNAQNYVTSFAYLGGGYFYGILIVLLWLVSFTDRNEYDRFTTTVSHKIRTLLIALITVVCVASALYIAFTPVGFDTVNGCQARYLMPVIFPVLYVIGSHRIVNNINRNVYNTAVFTISGLILFFNIAYMVFGRYWLHNS